The DNA window GCATCTAAGACTCCTTAATGCGTGGCGCCACCGGCCACTTTTCGATCCTGTTCCACCTGCAAGGCGATAGATATCGCCAACTCCACGGCAATTAACACCGTCTGGGCGGCCATACTTGGCGCGCCGGGATGTGCGATTGCCTGTTCAGGCAAATAAGGGATATGCATAAATCCCCCTTTCACCGCCGGCCGGCCACGCAAATAATGCAGCAGACCGTACATGACGTGATTACAGACATAGGTCCCGGCCGTTTGCGATACCGAAGCGGGAATACCCGCGGCACGAATCGCTTCCACCACCGTTTTGATCGGCAGCGTACTGAAATACGCAGCCGGCCCGTCGGCCGCTATCGGCTCATCGATGGGCTGATAGCCTTTATTATCAGGAATGCGCGCGTCGTTAATATTAATCGCCACACGCTCAAGCGTGATATCGGATCGCCCTCCCGCCTGGCCGATACACAACACTATTGCCGGTTGCCATTCATCAATCGCCGCCTCCAGCACGGTTAATGCCTCACCAAATACGCACGGCAACTGGCGCGCGACAATATGCCCCCCGGCCAGTTCCCGATCGCTCAACTGCTTCACGACCTCCCAGGAAGGATTTACAGATTCGCCATCAAAAGGTTCAAAACCGGTAATCAGAACGTTGCGCATAAAAGATACCCTAAAGAAACATCAAAAAATAAAGCAGCAGCACATTCACCAACAACAACGCGATTCCCGTTGGGATCTGGGCCTTAATGACGGCGTTTTTATCCGGCAGCTCCAACAATGCGGCGGGGACAATATTATAGTTAGCCGCCATCGGCGTCATTAATGTGCCGCAATACCCTGAGAACATACCGATCGCCGCCATTACCGCTGGATTGCCGCCGTGCTGCAATACCAGAATAGGGATCCCAACCCCCGCAGTCACAATCGGAAAGGCAGCGAAAGCATTGCCCATAACCATGGTTAACAGCGCCATGCCAACGGCATACACCACGACCGCAATAAAACGGTTGTCTACCGCCAGGTACTCTTGCGTCAAATGTGAAATCGCCGTGCCAACCCCCGCCGCAGTGAATAACAACCCAAGCGTTGCCAGGATCTGAGGCAAGATAAACGCCCAGCCGATGGAATCCAGCAGGCGACGCGCCTCCTGGATCGGCTGATGGCTTTTTTCACCGGTCATTTTTAACGCAATCAAACAGCCCAACAGGCAGCCGACCGTCATACTGAACAAGGTGATCAGCGTCGCATGATTGCCTGGGCCGAACACCCTTGTTTGCAACACCTGCACGTTGTTAAACAACAATACGCCGATTACCGTTACCACGGGTATCGTCAACGCCGGCACAAATAAGCGGTTGCCAAGCCGTTGGGCGCTTTCCTCACGCTGTTCCACGCTACGCTGGTGATAATGGCCCAGACGCACCCCACCAAACCCCGCAATCAGCGCCATGACAACCACCAGCACACCGACCAGAATATGCAGTTGGCGGCGAGCCTCTTCCCCAGAACCAAACAGCCCGTAGGCCCAATCACCGAGCAAGAAAATTACGCCATATAAGCCCCAAAACAACGCGGTGAAGATACGGCGAGGGTTAGCACGATCGCGTAGAGACATCACTGCGACAATCAATAAAACGGCGCCGGCAAGCCAGTAGAGGTATTGCTGTTGGAAATTCATTGCGCCTCTCCCTTCGCTTTTAATGCCGCCTGGTTAAGCTGCGCCAGCTCTGTGCTCAAGCGCTTATCCATCCGGTACATACGCCAGGCATGGATCAAAAAAGCGAAAATGGCGGTGGGGATGCCCCACAAGGCGATATGCAGCGGCTCGGTTTGAATCCCGCCAGACTCCAACATAAAGTTGTGCATGAAAATAATCGCGCCAAATGCCACGAAGATATCTTCACCAAAGAACAGGCCCACATTGTCCGTCGCCGCAGACATCGCGCGTAAGCGATAGCGAACATGCTCCGGCAATTCGCCGTAACGGTTTTGCATTGCGCCTTCCGCCATGGGCGCTAACATAGGCCGCACCATCTGCGGATGCCCACCCAGGCTGGTCAGCCCCATAGCTGCGGTTATTTCACGGAAAAACAAATAAACAATCAGCAGACGCCCTGCCGTCGCACTTTTGATTTTGGCAATCCATATTTGCGCGCGTTCCTTTAATCCATAGCGCTCCAGCAGGCCAATTACCGCTAACGGCAACAGCAGGATCAATGGCAGATTACGGGTATTGAGAAACCCTTCGCCAAGCTTTTCCAGAATAACGCCCAGTGGCATCGAAGCTGCCAGACCGGTAATGATCCCTGAAACAATGACCACTAAAACCGGATTAATGCGCAACAAGAAACCCACCACGATGGCAGCAATACCGATCAGTGGCCACAAATCCACCCCATGTT is part of the Gibbsiella quercinecans genome and encodes:
- the pcp gene encoding pyroglutamyl-peptidase I, whose translation is MRNVLITGFEPFDGESVNPSWEVVKQLSDRELAGGHIVARQLPCVFGEALTVLEAAIDEWQPAIVLCIGQAGGRSDITLERVAININDARIPDNKGYQPIDEPIAADGPAAYFSTLPIKTVVEAIRAAGIPASVSQTAGTYVCNHVMYGLLHYLRGRPAVKGGFMHIPYLPEQAIAHPGAPSMAAQTVLIAVELAISIALQVEQDRKVAGGATH
- a CDS encoding DUF969 domain-containing protein is translated as MEHGVDLWPLIGIAAIVVGFLLRINPVLVVIVSGIITGLAASMPLGVILEKLGEGFLNTRNLPLILLLPLAVIGLLERYGLKERAQIWIAKIKSATAGRLLIVYLFFREITAAMGLTSLGGHPQMVRPMLAPMAEGAMQNRYGELPEHVRYRLRAMSAATDNVGLFFGEDIFVAFGAIIFMHNFMLESGGIQTEPLHIALWGIPTAIFAFLIHAWRMYRMDKRLSTELAQLNQAALKAKGEAQ
- a CDS encoding DUF979 domain-containing protein is translated as MNFQQQYLYWLAGAVLLIVAVMSLRDRANPRRIFTALFWGLYGVIFLLGDWAYGLFGSGEEARRQLHILVGVLVVVMALIAGFGGVRLGHYHQRSVEQREESAQRLGNRLFVPALTIPVVTVIGVLLFNNVQVLQTRVFGPGNHATLITLFSMTVGCLLGCLIALKMTGEKSHQPIQEARRLLDSIGWAFILPQILATLGLLFTAAGVGTAISHLTQEYLAVDNRFIAVVVYAVGMALLTMVMGNAFAAFPIVTAGVGIPILVLQHGGNPAVMAAIGMFSGYCGTLMTPMAANYNIVPAALLELPDKNAVIKAQIPTGIALLLVNVLLLYFLMFL